The following proteins come from a genomic window of Campylobacter concisus:
- the dsbI gene encoding protein-disulfide oxidoreductase DsbI has protein sequence MSFFKKMAKFQDSRISWAILVFVSVGLVVIAHSLFQNYAYMPPCEQCVYIRFAFLCMALGGVIAMINPKNLFFALIGYGFAFWGAVQGIMYSVKLAKIHDAVHGDDPFGVQGCSTEPHYPFGLPLEKWAPDWFMPTGDCGYDSPMVPDGVVLSDLQKSIVDLYADGWYLVPSSKFMSMADCTLLGFSVCFVVLALMLVSKLLSFLK, from the coding sequence ATGAGCTTTTTTAAAAAAATGGCTAAATTTCAAGACTCACGCATCTCTTGGGCGATCTTAGTTTTTGTAAGCGTTGGGCTTGTCGTTATCGCGCACTCGCTCTTTCAAAACTACGCCTATATGCCACCTTGCGAGCAGTGCGTCTATATACGTTTTGCATTTTTATGTATGGCGCTTGGCGGCGTGATCGCTATGATAAATCCTAAAAATTTGTTCTTTGCTCTAATTGGCTACGGCTTTGCCTTTTGGGGAGCGGTGCAGGGCATAATGTATAGCGTAAAGCTAGCTAAAATCCACGATGCGGTGCATGGCGATGATCCTTTTGGTGTGCAGGGCTGCTCTACTGAGCCACACTATCCATTTGGTTTGCCGCTTGAGAAGTGGGCGCCTGACTGGTTTATGCCAACGGGAGACTGCGGATATGACAGCCCTATGGTACCTGATGGCGTGGTGCTAAGTGATTTGCAAAAGAGCATAGTTGATCTTTATGCGGACGGCTGGTATCTTGTGCCATCATCTAAATTTATGTCGATGGCTGATTGCACGCTGCTTGGATTTAGTGTTTGTTTTGTAGTGCTTGCACTTATGCTCGTTTCAAAGCTTTTATCCTTTTTAAAATGA
- a CDS encoding thiol:disulfide interchange protein DsbA/DsbL yields MSFLSKFSKAIFAVAVAGAISASAFSEGEDYVKLEKPLSVGQNTLVKIFSYACPFCYKYDKSVTPKVVEKIPGLKYEPFHLKTKGDYGEVASKVFAVLIVMDEAKGVSLFDENSLFKKAKFAYYKAYHDKKERWSDGKDAEGFLKTGLDAAGVSKADYEKELANPKVTELLKKWDESYDVAKIQGVPAFVVNGKYLIMTKSISSLDGMAALIEELLKK; encoded by the coding sequence ATGAGTTTTCTATCTAAATTTAGTAAGGCAATCTTTGCCGTTGCGGTGGCTGGAGCGATTAGTGCTAGTGCATTTAGCGAGGGCGAGGACTACGTCAAGCTTGAAAAGCCACTAAGTGTGGGACAAAATACGCTAGTTAAAATTTTTAGCTATGCTTGCCCATTTTGCTACAAATACGACAAGAGCGTCACTCCAAAGGTAGTTGAGAAAATCCCTGGCCTAAAATATGAGCCATTTCACCTAAAGACAAAGGGCGATTACGGCGAGGTTGCGAGCAAGGTCTTTGCCGTGCTTATCGTTATGGACGAGGCAAAGGGAGTGAGCTTGTTTGATGAAAATTCGCTATTTAAAAAGGCTAAATTTGCCTACTACAAAGCTTATCATGACAAAAAAGAGCGCTGGAGCGATGGCAAAGACGCTGAGGGCTTTTTAAAGACTGGGCTTGATGCTGCTGGTGTTAGCAAAGCAGACTACGAAAAAGAACTGGCTAATCCAAAAGTGACTGAGCTACTTAAAAAGTGGGACGAGAGCTATGACGTGGCTAAAATTCAAGGCGTGCCAGCATTTGTCGTAAATGGCAAATATCTCATCATGACAAAATCAATCAGCTCGCTTGACGGCATGGCAGCACTCATCGAAGAGCTTCTTAAAAAATAA
- a CDS encoding carboxymuconolactone decarboxylase family protein, protein MTLTYNAKKIYKNWFDSKSELEESNASFLEDYLNFLGDISEVINIDEKTRLSVIIASLCVSKGAKSSFKSFVRAALNVGISAKEIREILYQAVPYAGLGKVEDCIFLADEIFNERYIEPENMPKKSREGRGERGLEIQRKLFPAVDKFIASMPNDQKHIMEFLSQNCFGDFYARDGLSLELRELLTFVYITTLGFAKPQLLGHIAANFGIGNDRAKLISVVTTLIPFIGYPSALNALSAINEISSSKN, encoded by the coding sequence ATGACACTAACTTACAATGCAAAGAAAATTTATAAAAATTGGTTTGATTCAAAAAGTGAGCTTGAAGAGAGCAACGCTAGCTTTTTAGAGGATTATTTAAATTTTTTAGGCGATATTAGTGAAGTGATAAATATTGATGAAAAAACAAGACTTTCGGTTATCATCGCCTCTCTTTGCGTGAGTAAAGGTGCAAAAAGCTCATTTAAAAGCTTCGTTAGGGCTGCTTTAAATGTAGGCATATCAGCAAAAGAGATAAGAGAAATTTTATATCAAGCAGTGCCTTATGCTGGGCTTGGCAAAGTAGAAGATTGTATATTTTTAGCTGATGAAATTTTTAATGAGCGCTATATAGAGCCTGAAAATATGCCTAAAAAATCAAGAGAAGGCAGAGGTGAACGAGGCCTTGAGATACAAAGAAAACTCTTCCCAGCGGTTGATAAATTTATCGCATCAATGCCAAATGATCAAAAACATATAATGGAGTTTTTATCGCAAAACTGCTTTGGCGATTTTTATGCAAGAGATGGGCTTAGCTTAGAGCTTAGAGAGCTTTTGACATTTGTCTATATCACGACTCTTGGCTTTGCAAAACCACAGCTTTTAGGGCACATTGCTGCAAATTTTGGCATCGGCAACGATAGAGCTAAACTAATAAGCGTTGTTACGACACTTATACCATTTATAGGCTATCCAAGTGCTTTAAACGCATTATCAGCAATAAATGAGATAAGCTCTAGCAAAAATTAA
- a CDS encoding aryl-sulfate sulfotransferase: MKKTLSCVALASVLCSSAFAIGGPSGAKLDYAITGAIGEVMVNPYDTAPLTAVIKNGGYTLSNAKVTIVPKQGGQVISYKVADKHLRTHGGIPVFGMYPDYQNTVEVEYDKSYKGKTEHIKESYKIYAPAIYLESAGTPNQKGALFDKIEVTKPASAKFANRLYYVNNFVNKTGKGTKVVWNNPAGGAIEWNYSPNNFILDTKGEVRWYLEPSKIYDLKQPFHAGVMMGFKQNDDGAMTWGYGQRYAKYDIMGREIFNRELPASYNDFSHSMDVAQNGHYFLRVANADYKRADGKNVRTVRDVIVELDRDGNVVDDFRLYEILDPYRDIVLKTLDQGAVCLNIDAKKAGHTASSDELQSMDTHDKWGDIVGAGPGRNWAHVNSVDYDPSDDSIIISSRHQDAVIKIGRDKQVKWIMGAHKGWSDKFKDKLLQPVDSKGNKIVCEDEYSKCPGYESDKGGFDWQWTQHTAFRIDSKSKKGKIYLSVFDNGDTRGMEQPAIAGMKYSRAVVYKIDEKKKTVEQIWEYGKERGKEWYSSVTSLTQYQDDLDSVMVYSAVAGMQFDIAKGRPVGLPSPHIDEFEWGAKEPSIEIKMTNAMGYQAFPFSLQKAFEK, translated from the coding sequence ATGAAAAAGACTTTGAGTTGTGTTGCACTAGCCTCTGTACTTTGCTCGAGCGCTTTTGCGATAGGCGGTCCAAGCGGAGCTAAGCTTGACTACGCTATAACAGGAGCTATCGGCGAAGTAATGGTAAATCCATACGACACAGCGCCTCTTACAGCGGTCATCAAAAATGGCGGCTACACATTAAGTAATGCAAAAGTAACCATCGTACCAAAACAAGGCGGTCAGGTGATAAGCTACAAAGTGGCTGATAAGCATCTTCGCACACATGGCGGCATCCCAGTTTTTGGCATGTATCCTGACTATCAAAATACCGTTGAGGTCGAGTACGACAAGAGCTACAAAGGCAAGACTGAGCATATAAAAGAGAGCTATAAAATTTACGCTCCAGCTATCTATCTAGAGAGCGCTGGCACGCCAAATCAAAAGGGCGCACTATTTGACAAGATCGAGGTTACTAAGCCTGCGAGTGCTAAATTTGCTAACCGCCTCTACTATGTAAATAACTTTGTAAATAAAACTGGCAAGGGCACAAAAGTCGTTTGGAACAACCCAGCTGGCGGTGCGATCGAGTGGAACTACAGCCCAAATAACTTCATCCTTGATACAAAAGGTGAGGTTAGATGGTATCTTGAGCCAAGCAAAATTTACGATCTAAAACAGCCATTTCACGCTGGCGTAATGATGGGCTTTAAGCAAAATGACGACGGCGCTATGACTTGGGGATATGGTCAAAGATACGCAAAATACGACATCATGGGTAGAGAAATTTTTAACCGCGAGCTACCAGCTAGTTACAACGACTTCTCTCACTCAATGGACGTAGCACAAAACGGACACTACTTCTTGCGCGTGGCAAATGCTGATTATAAAAGAGCTGATGGCAAAAACGTAAGAACGGTGCGTGACGTGATAGTTGAGCTTGACAGAGATGGCAACGTAGTTGATGACTTTAGACTTTATGAAATTCTTGATCCTTACCGCGATATCGTGCTAAAAACGCTTGATCAAGGCGCAGTTTGCTTAAACATAGACGCTAAAAAAGCAGGCCACACAGCAAGCTCTGATGAGCTTCAGTCTATGGATACACACGATAAATGGGGTGACATAGTTGGCGCAGGACCTGGACGTAACTGGGCGCACGTAAATAGCGTGGATTATGACCCAAGCGATGATAGTATCATCATCTCAAGCCGCCACCAAGATGCAGTCATCAAGATCGGCCGTGATAAACAAGTAAAATGGATCATGGGCGCTCACAAGGGTTGGAGCGATAAATTTAAAGACAAGCTCCTCCAGCCAGTTGATAGCAAAGGCAATAAAATCGTCTGCGAAGATGAGTACTCAAAATGCCCAGGATACGAGAGCGACAAAGGTGGCTTTGACTGGCAATGGACGCAGCACACAGCATTTAGGATAGATAGCAAGTCTAAAAAAGGCAAAATTTATCTAAGCGTCTTTGATAACGGCGATACAAGGGGCATGGAGCAACCAGCCATCGCTGGCATGAAATACTCTCGCGCGGTCGTTTATAAGATAGATGAAAAGAAAAAGACTGTTGAGCAAATTTGGGAGTACGGCAAAGAGCGTGGCAAAGAGTGGTATAGCTCGGTTACTAGCCTTACGCAGTATCAAGATGACCTTGATAGCGTGATGGTCTACTCAGCCGTTGCTGGCATGCAGTTTGATATCGCAAAAGGTCGCCCAGTAGGACTTCCTAGCCCACACATCGATGAGTTTGAGTGGGGTGCAAAAGAGCCAAGCATCGAGATAAAGATGACAAATGCTATGGGCTATCAGGCGTTTCCGTTTAGCTTGCAAAAAGCTTTCGAGAAATAA